One Primulina tabacum isolate GXHZ01 chromosome 10, ASM2559414v2, whole genome shotgun sequence DNA segment encodes these proteins:
- the LOC142506251 gene encoding AP2-like ethylene-responsive transcription factor AIL7 isoform X2, producing MAPENNWLSFSLQSSVDQMLNPSSQSADSHRFYSFSDNFYADVENHQPVSYMDSSQVQPPPKLEYFFGGDSTETQDSSLTHLYDHCHNTGDGASAAGYFFSHGDQQQELNNITGFQAFSANSGSEGDATSFGGQIQSPAESGNEIAAYSQFTFTATTNALSFGVNSKNALGTENNGCKTIVSVDSDNSKKISDTFGQRTSIYRGVTRHRWTGRYEAHLWDNSCRREGQARKGRQVYLGGYDKEEKAARAYDLAALKYWGSTATTNFPISDYSKEIEDMKNETKQEFIASLRRKSSGFSRGASIYRGVTRHHQQGRWQARIGRVAGNKDLYLATEEEAAEAYDIAAIKFRGVNAVTNFEMNRYDVEAISKTSLPIGGAAKRLKLSLESEETQPISNIILQTPSCSNVGSSISVGSTPTVSSIPCGIPFDTSVPFYHHHFFQHLQTSNSFGTDSSSTVSSMVTLMPSQPEFFIWPHQSY from the exons ATGGCACCAGAAAACAATTGGCTGTCGTTCTCTCTGCAATCTTCAGTGGATCAAATGCTCAACCCTTCTTCGCAGTCTGCAGACTCTCACCGTTTCTACTCCTTTTCTGATAATTTCTATGCCGATG TTGAAAATCATCAACCTGTAAGCTACATGGATTCATCGCAAGTGCAACCGCCGCCGAAGCTGGAATATTTTTTCGGCGGCGACTCAACGGAAACGCAAGATTCGAGTTTGACTCACTTATACGACCACTGCCACAACACTGGAGACGGCGCATCCGCCGCAGGCTACTTCTTCAGCCATGGAgatcagcagcaagaactcaaTAACATTACTGGGTTTCAGGCATTCTCCGCAAACTCGGGCTCCGAAGGGGATGCCACGTCGTTCGGAGGGCAAATCCAATCGCCGGCCGAATCGGGAAACGAAATAGCGGCCTACTCTCAGTTCACTTTTACTGCTACAACTAATGCTTTATCTTTTGGAGTTAATAGTAAGAATGCTTTGGGCACCGAGAATAATGGTTGCAAAACCATTGTTTCTGTTGACTCTGATAATTCCAAGAAAATTTCTGATACTTTTGGTCAAAGAACTTCGATCTACAGAGGCGTTACCAG ACATAGATGGACAGGAAGATATGAAGCGCATCTATGGGATAACAGCTGTAGAAGGGAAGGCCAAGCAAGAAAAGGGCGTCAAG TTTACTTGG GTGGTTATGACAAAGAAGAGAAAGCGGCACGGGCGTATGATTTGGCAGCTTTGAAATATTGGGGTTCTACTGCTACTACGAACTTCCCT ATCTCCGATTATAGTAAAGAAATAGAGGATATGAAGAATGAGACGAAACAAGAATTCATTGCCTCGCTTCGAAG GAAAAGCAGCGGGTTCTCGAGAGGAGCATCCATCTATAGGGGTGTTACAAG GCATCATCAACAAGGCCGATGGCAAGCAAGGATTGGTCGAGTTGCAGGGAATAAAGATCTATACCTCG CAACTGAGGAGGAAGCAGCTGAGGCATATGACATAGCTGCAATAAAGTTCAGAGGAGTAAATGCAGTGACTAATTTTGAGATGAACCGATACGATGTGGAGGCCATCTCCAAGACCTCTCTCCCCATTGGAGGAGCTGCAAAAAGGCTGAAACTCTCTCTTGAATCCGAAGAAACACAACCTATAAGCAACATTATCCTTCAAACTCCATCATGCAGCAACGTCGGCAGCAGCATCAGTGTTGGTTCAACCCCAACTGTTTCCAGCATCCCTTGTGGCATCCCATTCGACACTTCAGTGCCCTTCTATCACCACCACTTCTTTCAACACCTCCAAACAAGCAATTCATTTGGGACCGACTCATCTAGCACAGTCTCATCCATGGTTACTCTGATGCCGTCCCAACCGGAGTTCTTCATTTGGCCTCACCAGTCCTATTAA
- the LOC142505228 gene encoding uncharacterized protein LOC142505228 — MAVSFTRLSWLWLGGKEKEQVSNGSLASSLNSLSDWGLGLRGEPESLKFNSVKGVDKRMPSSSSCRKMKKKWKSREERSRSIDKEYDVVLVPSDGVGLSGSEMDDSDWSIGWLEPHAPGFQSDEEADDSFAVLVPCYRHDCKTLEENSEEPSVPFLSAIKNVPNGYSAVSEGKKYMEQWLSSLQNF, encoded by the exons ATGGCTGTTTCTTTCACTAGATTGTCGTGGCTATGGTTGGGTGGTAAAGAAAAAGAGCAAGTATCGAATGGGTCACTTGCTAGTTCATTAAATTCGTTAAGTGACTGGGGTTTAGGATTGAGAGGAGAACCAGAAAGCTTGAAGTTTAACTCTGTGAAGGGGGTTGATAAAAGAATGCCGTCTTCGAGTTCCTGTaggaaaatgaagaagaaatggAAGAGTAGGGAGGAGAGGAGCAGGAGCATTGATAAAGAATATGATGTGGTGTTGGTGCCGTCTGATGGGGTTGGTTTATCGGGATCGGAGATGGATGATTCGGATTGGTCGATTGGGTGGCTAGAGCCACACGCTCCTGGTTTCCAGAGTGATGAAGAGGCTGATGATAGCTTTGCTGTGTTAGTTCCTTGCTATAGGCATGATTGCAAGACTTTAGAGGAGAATAGCGAGGAGCCTAGTGTTCCATTCTTGAGTGCCATTAAGAACGTTCCAAATGGTTATTCTGCTG tttCAGAAGGCAAGAAGTACATGGAGCAGTGGCTTTCATCTCTTCAGAATTTTTGA
- the LOC142506206 gene encoding kinase-interacting protein 1-like, with protein sequence MLQRAANNAYSWWWASHIRTKQSKWLDQSLQDMEEKVQNMLKLIEEDGDSFAKRAEMYYKRRPELITSVEEAYKAFRALADRYDLLSKELQNANHTIATVFPEQVQFAMDEDDESVSAKMTKNSQIPDIGNAPNAPKAPIKDLKGLITTTSKQLQAKKLSKTNKVVQKSGLTKEEAVEEIDKLQKDILALQTVKEFARSSYESGLSKYWGTENQIMEMQQKICRLQDEFNVDTVIEDDEARTLMAEAALKSCQETLIQLQNKQERSAIEAREESLKIETAHERLESLKKEFLNDGTNEEKMNDNDKISNFEDESQSSTIDVVEVIQEMEGVEASFVKIQEELESLTVTEMAEKVDKLVNKVIGLETVVSSQTVLISTLRTEADDLHSQIQRLEDEKATLINSTHILTTRLKEIEEKLRKVQDLNKNLENQNRNLQTNFAEARNSLDDLSEKLSSIKPDEEQEETSSVQDEPALPSPGGGEKFLSNSKTEDSVDVKEIDTTVEGTKSSGKCSTKKTVTFLDQKQKIQILVDHSDDLINAQAKENMEKDEELNWQQMLLTGMEDREKILLKEYTTILRNYKDVKKKLGDMEKQERDSQFDIIVKMRELKDAIAKRDEEIQRLRQKLNLLPENKVDSVPDERGVKPEAGGDDLEENPFINKEGDIKLVFIDRTSPISAVEEKLRTDIDAILDENLDFWLRFSTAFHQIQKFKTEVQDLQDEILKLQEKKMQVGSVTTEQKSEVRPIYKHLREIQTELTVWLEQSASLKDEQKRRFASLCSIQEEITKGLKEGVEGEEIGFSSHQAAKFQGEILNMKQENIKVRDELQAGLDHVSTLQLDIEKWLRKLNEEFGICSDQQQLKQAMSRSRIPLRSFIFGTKPKKQKHSILACMHPNRRFPLMRGSTHT encoded by the exons ATGTTGCAGAGAGCCGCGAACAACGCGTATTCATGGTGGTGGGCTAGTCACATTCGGACCAAGCAATCGAAATGGCTGGATCAAAGCCTTCAGG ATATGGAAGAAAAGGTGCAAAATATGCTAAAGCTCATAGAAGAAGATGGAGATTCCTTTGCCAAGAGAGCTGAGATGTACTACAAGAGGAGGCCAGAGCTTATAACATCCGTAGAAGAAGCTTACAAGGCTTTCCGAGCATTGGCTGATCGTTACGACCTCTTATCCAAAGAACTTCAAAATGCCAACCATACAATTGCCACTGTTTTCCCAGAACAGGTTCAGTTTGCAATGGATGAAGATGATGAATCAGTCTCGGCAAAAATGACCAAGAATTCCCAAATACCAGATATAGGAAATGCTCCAAATGCTCCAAAGGCGCCCATTAAAGATCTAAAAGGCCTGATAACCACAACTTCGAAGCAATTGCAAGCCAAGAAATTATCAAAAACTAATAAAGTTGTTCAAAAATCTGGTTTAACCAAGGAAGAAGCTGTTGAAGAGATTGATAAGCTTCAGAAAGATATTCTAGCATTACAAACTGTTAAAGAGTTTGCTAGGAGTTCATACGAAAGTGGGCTTTCGAAGTATTGGGGGACTGAAAACCAGATAATGGAAATGCAACAAAAAATTTGCAGGTTGCAGGATGAATTTAATGTGGATACGGTTATTGAGGATGATGAAGCTAGGACGTTGATGGCTGAGGCAGCCCTTAAATCGTGTCAAGAAACATTGATTCAGTTGCAGAATAAACAAGAAAGGTCTGCCATTGAGGCGAGAGAAGAGTCGCTAAAGATCGAAACTGCTCACGAGAGACTCGAGTCCCTTAAAAAAGAATTTCTGAATGATGGAACTAATGAGGAAAAGATGAATGacaatgataaaatatcaaacTTTGAGGATGAATCACAAAGCTCGACTATAGATGTGGTTGAAGTGATTCAAGAGATGGAGGGTGTCGAGGCATCATTTGTAAAAATTCAAGAAGAATTGGAATCTCTTACGGTGACAGAAATGGCAGAGAAGGTTGACAAACTTGTGAACAAGGTGATCGGCCTGGAAACTGTGGTGTCGTCTCAAACGGTCCTTATCAGCACCTTAAGAACAGAAGCGGACGATCTCCATTCACAGATTCAGAGATTGGAAGATGAGAAGGCGACCCTGATTAATAGCACGCACATTTTAACCACCAGGTTGAAAGAAATTGAGGAAAAGTTGCGGAAGGTTCAGGATCTGAACAAGAATTTGGAAAACCAAAACAGAAATCTACAAACAAATTTCGCCGAAGCCCGTAATAGTCTTGATGACCTGTCTGAGAAATTAAGTAGTATCAAGCCAGACGAAGAGCAAGAGGAGACAAGTTCAGTTCAAGATGAGCCAGCTTTGCCAAGCCCAGGTGGCGGTGAAAAATTCTTGAGTAATTCGAAAACAGAAGACTCCGTGGACGTAAAAGAAATAGATACGACGGTTGAAGGCACAAAGTCATCAGGTAAATGTTCAACCAAAAAAACCGTCACATTCTTGGATCAGAAACAGAAGATACAAATCCTGGTGGATCATTCAGATGATCTTATAAATGCTCAAGCAAAAGAAAATATGGAGAAAGACGAAGAGCTAAACTGGCAGCAGATGCTCTTGACAGGAATGGAGGACAGAGAGAAAATTCTGCTGAAAGAGTATACCACGATTTTAAGAAATTATAAGGATGTCAAGAAGAAGCTCGGTGACATGGAGAAGCAAGAGAGGGATAGCCAATTTGatatcatagtgaaaatgagaGAGCTGAAGGATGCTATAGCAAAAAGAGACGAAGAAATTCAGCGTCTACGCCAAAAACTAAACCTTCTTCCAGAAAACAAGGTAGATTCTGTTCCAGACGAACGTGGCGTTAAACCTGAGGCTGGAGGTGATGACCTCGAAGAAAATCCGTTCATAAACAAGGAAGGCGACATCAAATTAGTTTTTATCGATAGAACTTCACCGATCTCAGCAGTCGAAGAAAAGCTTCGTACGGACATCGATGCAATACTGGACGAGAATTTGGATTTCTGGTTAAGATTCAGCACTGCTTTTCATCAGATTCAGAAATTCAAAACCGAAGTTCAAGATCTGCAGGATGAAATACTGAAACTTCAAGAGAAGAAAATGCAAGTGGGAAGTGTTACAACGGAGCAAAAATCAGAAGTGCGGCCAATCTACAAGCACCTAAGGGAAATTCAAACCGAGCTAACTGTTTGGTTGGAACAAAGCGCGTCTTTAAAAGATGAACAGAAACGAAGATTTGCATCATTATGCAGCATTCAAGAGGAGATTACGAAAGGTCTGAAAGAAGGTGTTGAAGGAGAAGAAATCGGGTTTAGCAGCCATCAAGCTGCAAAATTCCAAGGAGAAATCTTGAACATGAAACAAGAGAATATTAAGGTTAGGGATGAACTACAAGCTGGTCTTGATCATGTTAGCACGCTGcaacttgatatcgaaaaatGGCTAAGAAAGTTGAATGAAGAGTTCGGGATCTGCAGTGATCAACAGCAACTGAAGCAGGCCATGAGCAGGTCACGAATCCCTTTACGATCATTTATTTTTGGAACGAAACCGAAGAAGCAGAAGCATTCTATTTTAGCTTGTATGCATCCAAATAGAAGATTCCCTCTCATGAGAGGTAGTACACATACATAA
- the LOC142506251 gene encoding AP2-like ethylene-responsive transcription factor AIL7 isoform X1, with the protein MAPENNWLSFSLQSSVDQMLNPSSQSADSHRFYSFSDNFYADVENHQPVSYMDSSQVQPPPKLEYFFGGDSTETQDSSLTHLYDHCHNTGDGASAAGYFFSHGDQQQELNNITGFQAFSANSGSEGDATSFGGQIQSPAESGNEIAAYSQFTFTATTNALSFGVNSKNALGTENNGCKTIVSVDSDNSKKISDTFGQRTSIYRGVTRHRWTGRYEAHLWDNSCRREGQARKGRQVYLGGYDKEEKAARAYDLAALKYWGSTATTNFPISDYSKEIEDMKNETKQEFIASLRRKSSGFSRGASIYRGVTRHHQQGRWQARIGRVAGNKDLYLGTFATEEEAAEAYDIAAIKFRGVNAVTNFEMNRYDVEAISKTSLPIGGAAKRLKLSLESEETQPISNIILQTPSCSNVGSSISVGSTPTVSSIPCGIPFDTSVPFYHHHFFQHLQTSNSFGTDSSSTVSSMVTLMPSQPEFFIWPHQSY; encoded by the exons ATGGCACCAGAAAACAATTGGCTGTCGTTCTCTCTGCAATCTTCAGTGGATCAAATGCTCAACCCTTCTTCGCAGTCTGCAGACTCTCACCGTTTCTACTCCTTTTCTGATAATTTCTATGCCGATG TTGAAAATCATCAACCTGTAAGCTACATGGATTCATCGCAAGTGCAACCGCCGCCGAAGCTGGAATATTTTTTCGGCGGCGACTCAACGGAAACGCAAGATTCGAGTTTGACTCACTTATACGACCACTGCCACAACACTGGAGACGGCGCATCCGCCGCAGGCTACTTCTTCAGCCATGGAgatcagcagcaagaactcaaTAACATTACTGGGTTTCAGGCATTCTCCGCAAACTCGGGCTCCGAAGGGGATGCCACGTCGTTCGGAGGGCAAATCCAATCGCCGGCCGAATCGGGAAACGAAATAGCGGCCTACTCTCAGTTCACTTTTACTGCTACAACTAATGCTTTATCTTTTGGAGTTAATAGTAAGAATGCTTTGGGCACCGAGAATAATGGTTGCAAAACCATTGTTTCTGTTGACTCTGATAATTCCAAGAAAATTTCTGATACTTTTGGTCAAAGAACTTCGATCTACAGAGGCGTTACCAG ACATAGATGGACAGGAAGATATGAAGCGCATCTATGGGATAACAGCTGTAGAAGGGAAGGCCAAGCAAGAAAAGGGCGTCAAG TTTACTTGG GTGGTTATGACAAAGAAGAGAAAGCGGCACGGGCGTATGATTTGGCAGCTTTGAAATATTGGGGTTCTACTGCTACTACGAACTTCCCT ATCTCCGATTATAGTAAAGAAATAGAGGATATGAAGAATGAGACGAAACAAGAATTCATTGCCTCGCTTCGAAG GAAAAGCAGCGGGTTCTCGAGAGGAGCATCCATCTATAGGGGTGTTACAAG GCATCATCAACAAGGCCGATGGCAAGCAAGGATTGGTCGAGTTGCAGGGAATAAAGATCTATACCTCGGTACATTCG CAACTGAGGAGGAAGCAGCTGAGGCATATGACATAGCTGCAATAAAGTTCAGAGGAGTAAATGCAGTGACTAATTTTGAGATGAACCGATACGATGTGGAGGCCATCTCCAAGACCTCTCTCCCCATTGGAGGAGCTGCAAAAAGGCTGAAACTCTCTCTTGAATCCGAAGAAACACAACCTATAAGCAACATTATCCTTCAAACTCCATCATGCAGCAACGTCGGCAGCAGCATCAGTGTTGGTTCAACCCCAACTGTTTCCAGCATCCCTTGTGGCATCCCATTCGACACTTCAGTGCCCTTCTATCACCACCACTTCTTTCAACACCTCCAAACAAGCAATTCATTTGGGACCGACTCATCTAGCACAGTCTCATCCATGGTTACTCTGATGCCGTCCCAACCGGAGTTCTTCATTTGGCCTCACCAGTCCTATTAA